The stretch of DNA ATGTCCCCTGGCGAACTTGAGCGTTTAAGCAGAGCTTATATGCGGGCAGTATTCCAGTTCGTAGGGCCGGAAAGAGATATTCCGGCACCAGACGTATACACAACTCCCCAGATCATGGCATGGATGATGGATGAGTATTCAGTTATTTCAGGAAAGCCCCAGTTTGGGGTTATTACGGGTAAGCCGCTATCTATAGGCGGATCTCCCGGGCGAGGTGATGCTACAGCCCGAGGCGGTATGTTTACTATCCGTGAAGCCGCTAAGACACTTGGTATTGATTTGAGCAAGGCTAAAGTGGCTGTGCAAGGCTATGGAAATGCCGGTTACCATGCGGCACGACTATGCAGCGAGCTTTTCGGATCATCAATTGCAGCTTTATGTGACAGTAAAGGTGGAGTCTGCTGCACAACTGGGGTTGATTTTGCGGCAGCTTATACCTGTAAGAATCAGACTGGCTCAGTGTGTAATTTGCCGGGTATGGAGCCTATTTCAAACGAGGAACTCCTGGAACTCGACGTAGATATTCTTATTCCAGCAGCTATAGAAAATATCATAACCGAAAAAAATGCCGGGAAAATTAAAGCAAAGATTATTGCTGAGTTAGCCAACGGACCAACTACCCCGGAAGCCGATGATATTTTATATAAAAATGGAGTGCATGTGATACCAGATTTCCTGTGTAACGCCGGTGGTGTTACTGTCTCATATTTTGAGATGGTACAGAATTTCTATATGTATACATGGGAAGAGGCAGAAGTTTATGAGCGTCTAGACAAAAAGATGACTGCGGCATATCATTCAGTATTGAATACCAGCCAGGAATACAAGATAAACATGCGACAGGCAGCGTATGTGCGGGCTGTTGAGCGTGTAGTGGAAGCGATGAAGCTTCGTGGCTGGGTCTAGCCTAATATTAAGTAAAAAATGTAGGTGAGTAGACTATGCTTATGGAAAATACAGAGCGCCCCTCAGACAAGCCATTATCACCAGAGAAGGAACTGATGCATTTCAAAGCGGTAGTCAGGAGTGTAATGCTTGATGCTTCTAAGGTTCTTGCCAATATAGAACTTCTTGTTCACGGAACGGAAGTAGAAGAGCAGATGTCTTTATTGGATCATTACCTGGATTATACACGAAGACTATGCGAAAGAAACGTCCCGAAAGTTGGTGATAAAGAAACAGAGTAATAATAAGATATTATTAACCAAAAGGGGGAAAATAGAGAATGACTTGGGAAATCCAAGTCATTCTTCTTTGGCTACATTAACTCATTTAGTTAACCACGAAGAAATCTTCTCTCGACAGATTACCTGTA from Dehalococcoidales bacterium encodes:
- a CDS encoding Glu/Leu/Phe/Val dehydrogenase; this encodes MTGINPFEVAKRQIDACADILKLSPNVTAMLKAPMRELHVALPVRMDDGSVKVFQGFRVQYNDAKGPTKGGIRFHPDETIDTVRALASWMTWKCALLDLPLGGGKGGVICNPKEMSPGELERLSRAYMRAVFQFVGPERDIPAPDVYTTPQIMAWMMDEYSVISGKPQFGVITGKPLSIGGSPGRGDATARGGMFTIREAAKTLGIDLSKAKVAVQGYGNAGYHAARLCSELFGSSIAALCDSKGGVCCTTGVDFAAAYTCKNQTGSVCNLPGMEPISNEELLELDVDILIPAAIENIITEKNAGKIKAKIIAELANGPTTPEADDILYKNGVHVIPDFLCNAGGVTVSYFEMVQNFYMYTWEEAEVYERLDKKMTAAYHSVLNTSQEYKINMRQAAYVRAVERVVEAMKLRGWV